In Fusobacterium canifelinum, a genomic segment contains:
- a CDS encoding ROK family protein, translating into MNILAIDIGGTMIKYGLVSSDGKILSTDKIKTEASKGLNNILNKIDNIFKRYKENNPVGIAVSGTGQINGMIGKVIGGTPIIPNWIGTNLVKILEEKYKLPAILENDVNCVALGEKWIGTGKELHNFICLTIGTGIGGGIILNNQLFRGENFVAGEFGHILIKKGKFQDFASTTALIRLTKEKTGKVLNGEEIFDLAKKGIIEYQNIISEWIEDLTDGLSSLIYCFNPKDIILGGGVLEQGNYLLRKIEDSLSKKIGPRFKENLNIKQAKLGNNAGMIGAAYLLLEKINKK; encoded by the coding sequence ATGAATATTTTAGCAATAGACATTGGTGGAACAATGATAAAATATGGTTTAGTTTCTTCTGATGGAAAAATTTTATCAACTGATAAAATAAAAACTGAAGCTAGCAAAGGTTTAAACAATATTTTAAATAAAATAGATAATATCTTTAAAAGATATAAAGAGAATAATCCAGTTGGGATAGCTGTATCTGGTACAGGTCAAATAAATGGTATGATAGGAAAAGTAATAGGAGGGACTCCTATCATACCAAATTGGATAGGTACAAATCTTGTTAAAATATTGGAAGAAAAATATAAATTACCTGCTATTTTAGAAAATGATGTGAACTGTGTTGCTCTTGGAGAAAAATGGATAGGTACTGGCAAAGAACTACATAATTTCATATGCCTTACAATAGGAACAGGTATAGGTGGCGGAATCATTCTAAATAATCAACTTTTTAGAGGAGAAAATTTTGTAGCAGGAGAGTTTGGACATATTTTAATAAAAAAAGGAAAATTTCAAGACTTTGCCTCTACAACAGCTTTAATTAGATTAACAAAAGAAAAAACAGGAAAAGTATTAAATGGAGAAGAAATCTTTGATTTAGCAAAAAAAGGAATAATAGAATATCAAAATATTATTTCAGAATGGATTGAAGATTTAACAGATGGTCTTTCAAGTTTAATTTACTGTTTTAATCCAAAAGATATAATACTAGGAGGAGGAGTTCTTGAACAAGGAAATTATCTTTTAAGAAAAATTGAAGACAGCTTGTCTAAGAAAATAGGTCCTAGATTTAAAGAAAATCTTAATATAAAACAAGCAAAACTTGGTAATAATGCTGGAATGATAGGGGCAGCTTATTTACTTTTAGAAAAAATTAATAAGAAATAA
- a CDS encoding TRAP transporter large permease: MKVFNKLEEWLGGSLFIGMFVVLVMQIFSRQIFNSPLIWSEELSRLIFVYVGLLGVSMGIRSQQHIMIDFLYAKFPKSMQKIIFTIIQILILACLIFFLYFGYDLFIKKEEIEIVSLGISMKWMYLALPLITLLMLVRFYQAYSENYAQNKVYIKPIFILALIIILVLIAFIRPELFKVLKLSNYFDFGEMTIYYVLIAWLVMIFFGVPVGWSLLVACILYFALTRWKVVYFAADKLVYSLDSFSLLSVPFFILTGILMNGAGITERIFNFAKAMLGHYTGGMGHVNVAASLIFSGMSGSAIADAGGLGQLEIKAMRDEGYDDDICGGLTAASCIIGPLVPPSISMIIYGVIANQSIAKLFLAGFVPGFLTTIALMVMNYFVCKKRGYKKTAKASPKERWIAFKKSFWALLTPILIIGGIFSGIFTPTEAAVIATFYSIILGGFIYKELTVKSFFKHCVEAVAISGVTVLMIMTVTFFGDIIAREQVAMRVAEIFIKYATSPMMVLVMINLLLLFLGMFIDALALQFLVLPMLIPIAEQVGIDLVFFGVMTTLNMMIGILTPPMGMALFVVAQVGKMNVSTVTKGVFPFLLPIFITLVIITIFPQIILFLPNLIVGG; this comes from the coding sequence TCAGTATGGGAATAAGAAGTCAACAACATATAATGATAGATTTTTTGTATGCAAAGTTTCCAAAATCAATGCAAAAGATTATTTTCACAATTATACAAATTTTAATTTTAGCTTGTTTAATATTCTTTTTATATTTTGGTTATGATTTATTTATAAAAAAAGAGGAAATAGAGATAGTTTCATTGGGAATTTCAATGAAATGGATGTATTTAGCTTTACCACTTATCACTTTATTGATGTTAGTTAGATTTTACCAAGCATATTCAGAAAATTATGCTCAAAATAAAGTATATATTAAACCTATTTTTATATTAGCTTTAATTATAATCCTAGTACTTATAGCATTTATAAGGCCAGAATTATTTAAAGTTTTAAAATTATCTAATTATTTTGATTTTGGTGAAATGACTATATATTATGTACTAATAGCTTGGTTAGTGATGATATTTTTTGGAGTTCCTGTTGGTTGGTCCTTACTTGTAGCTTGTATTTTATATTTTGCTCTTACTAGATGGAAAGTTGTATATTTTGCAGCTGATAAATTAGTTTATAGTTTGGATAGTTTTAGTCTTTTAAGTGTTCCATTCTTCATACTTACTGGAATTTTGATGAATGGAGCAGGAATAACAGAAAGAATTTTTAACTTTGCCAAGGCTATGTTAGGACATTATACAGGTGGAATGGGACATGTTAATGTTGCAGCAAGTTTAATTTTTTCTGGAATGTCTGGTTCAGCTATTGCTGATGCAGGTGGTTTAGGTCAACTTGAAATAAAGGCAATGAGAGATGAAGGTTACGATGATGATATTTGTGGAGGACTTACAGCTGCCTCTTGTATTATAGGGCCATTAGTTCCTCCTAGCATAAGTATGATTATATATGGAGTTATTGCAAACCAATCAATAGCAAAATTATTTTTAGCTGGTTTTGTTCCTGGGTTCTTAACTACTATTGCACTTATGGTAATGAACTACTTTGTATGTAAAAAAAGAGGCTATAAAAAAACTGCTAAGGCAAGTCCTAAGGAAAGATGGATAGCATTTAAAAAATCATTTTGGGCATTATTAACTCCTATTCTAATAATTGGTGGTATATTCTCTGGAATATTTACTCCTACTGAAGCTGCTGTTATAGCAACATTTTATTCTATAATTTTAGGAGGATTTATTTATAAAGAATTAACTGTAAAATCATTCTTTAAACACTGTGTTGAAGCTGTTGCAATAAGTGGAGTAACTGTGCTTATGATAATGACAGTAACTTTCTTTGGTGATATTATTGCAAGAGAACAAGTTGCTATGAGAGTTGCAGAAATATTTATTAAATATGCAACATCACCTATGATGGTTCTTGTTATGATAAACTTATTACTTTTATTCTTAGGAATGTTTATAGATGCATTAGCTTTACAATTTTTAGTGTTACCAATGTTAATTCCTATTGCAGAACAAGTTGGAATTGATTTAGTATTCTTTGGGGTTATGACAACATTAAATATGATGATTGGTATATTAACTCCACCAATGGGAATGGCTCTCTTTGTAGTTGCTCAAGTTGGAAAAATGAATGTAAGTACAGTCACAAAAGGAGTTTTTCCTTTCTTGTTACCAATATTTATTACTTTAGTAATTATAACTATATTCCCTCAAATCATTTTATTTTTACCTAATTTAATAGTGGGAGGCTAA